In Chitinophagaceae bacterium C216, the genomic stretch CGAAGCTTTAGGCTGAGCCATTTTTGTATTGTTTGTTTGTTATAGGTATAGGATTTAATTCCTGTGGCCAGCTTAATGATACGAGTACGCAGGTTACTGTGCAGGTCAATAATACAATCATATCCCTCGCTTTTGATTTCTTTGATGGTATCGCCCAGTTTTTCTTTCAGTAAGAGTAGTTTGTCTACATAAGGATTGCCTTCATAGATATATTTGAAGGCAGGCTTGGTAATAAAATGTACCTCGCAGTGTGGTAGTTGTTGTTTGATACAACGTACTACCGGGGTGGTGTAGATGACATCCCCCAAAGAACTAAAGCGAATGACTAATATTTTTTTAGGAATTGACAAGGATACGTTGTTATTGTTGAGATGAAGTACTTTTTATAATCTTATCAATGATAGTGGTGGTAGACAAACCTTCCACAAAAGGCATGATTTTAACTTCACCACCATTGGCTATTACTTCTTTGGCTCCTACAATATTTTCAATTTGATAATCGGCAGATTTTACTAGTACATCAGGTTGTAAAGTGGTGATAAGCTTAATAGGAGTGTCTTCCTCAAAAAGTACCACCGCATCCACAAAGAAAAGAGCAGCCAACAATGTGGCTCTGTCTTGCTGACTGATAATCGGGCGTTGTTCACCCTTTAGTCTTTTTACTGATGCATCACTATTAAGCCCAACAATAAGACACTCTCCCTCGGTACGGGCATTGCTTAGGGATTGTACATGTCCGGCATGTAGTATGTCAAAAACCCCATTAGTGAATACCACTTTTCTCTGCTGTGCTTTCCACTCCCGACGCAAAGCCAGTGCTTGTTCCAACGATACAATCTTACTGTTGATAATATCCTGTATGTTTTTATTCATGATGGTCCAGTAAGGATAAAATTTCTTCTATGGTAACGGCCACACTGCCCACTTTACTTACCGCAATCGCGGCAGCATAATTAGCTAGCTCGCAAGCCTGTGTAATATCTATTCCCAAAGCGATAAAATATCCCAGTGAGGCAAATACGGTATCCCCGGCACCGGTTACATCAAATACTTCTTTGGCTTTTACCGGAAAGTTCCAAAAGTTCTTTTTAGATACAAGAGCAATACCTTCTTCCGATTTGGTTACGACCAAGTATTGTGTTCTCGTTTTTTTCAACAGCTTTTGTGCTGCGCTCAATAATTCCTGGTCGCTTTGTATCTTTTCGGTTACGGTAGCTTCTGCCAGTTCTCTTTTATTGGGCTTAATCAACCAGGCGCCGGTATATTTTTCGTAATGCAGTCCTTTGGGGTCCACCATCACTTTTTTGCCGGCTTCGTTGCACAAGGCGATGACCTTCTGTGTGAAGCTATATGTTAGCAGTCCTTTATTATAGTCAGAGAGCATTACTATATCGGCCTTTCTGATTTTAGCATCCAGTTTTTTTAATAGTTTGGCTTCTACTTCCGGAGCTATGTCGTGTACATGTTCTCTATCTATCCGTAGTAATTGATGGGTGCCTGCCATAATACGCGTTTTAAGCGTAGTAGAGCGGGAATTATCCATTACTATTGCCTGCACGTCTACATTTTCTCTCTTCAGCTGTTCATGCACGATGGCTGATATAGCGTCGTTGCCAGTAACACCACAAATCGACACTTTAGC encodes the following:
- the hldE gene encoding Bifunctional protein HldE, with the protein product MNKNIQDIINSKIVSLEQALALRREWKAQQRKVVFTNGVFDILHAGHVQSLSNARTEGECLIVGLNSDASVKRLKGEQRPIISQQDRATLLAALFFVDAVVLFEEDTPIKLITTLQPDVLVKSADYQIENIVGAKEVIANGGEVKIMPFVEGLSTTTIIDKIIKSTSSQQ
- the rfaE gene encoding D-beta-D-heptose 7-phosphate kinase, translated to MIKKQQIRLLTNGKKKPHILVIGDIMADRYVWGTASRISPEAPVPVVNVKNETITLGGAANVAQNLYRLNAKVSICGVTGNDAISAIVHEQLKRENVDVQAIVMDNSRSTTLKTRIMAGTHQLLRIDREHVHDIAPEVEAKLLKKLDAKIRKADIVMLSDYNKGLLTYSFTQKVIALCNEAGKKVMVDPKGLHYEKYTGAWLIKPNKRELAEATVTEKIQSDQELLSAAQKLLKKTRTQYLVVTKSEEGIALVSKKNFWNFPVKAKEVFDVTGAGDTVFASLGYFIALGIDITQACELANYAAAIAVSKVGSVAVTIEEILSLLDHHE